The DNA segment CGCGAAGACCAGGCGGATGAGCAGCACGGCGAACGCGAGCTTGGCGAACGCGGAGTAGGAACGCGCCCAGGGGGCGGGGGAGCGGTGCGTCGCCACGACGTACGCCGACACGGCGATGAGCAGGGCGAGCAGCAGCGGGTTGGTGGTCCGGGTGGCCGCCGTACCCAGGGATATCGCCCAGATCCACCAGGCCCCGGGGTGCACGCCGCTCCGGCGCCGCTCCCGTCCCGAGGGGGCGCGGGGAACCGCGCGCTCGGCCACGGACGGCCCGCGCTCGGCCACGGACGGCCCGCGCTCGGCCACGGACGGCCCGCGCTCGGCCACGGACGGCCCGCGGCCGGGCACGGCGGCCGGGGCGGGACGGCCGCCGCTCCCGACGCCCTCCCGCCCGCGCGAAACCGCGCGCTCCGCCCCCACCGGCCGCTCCGGCGGAGTCATCCGCGACGCCGCCGGAACTGCCACACCGCCGCGCCCGCCAGGACGGCGACGACACCGGCCCCGATCGGCAGCCCCAACGACGGGCCACCGGACGAAGCGGCGGGCTTTGCGGAGGCGGCCGGACCGGCGGAGCCGACCTGCTCCCCGCACCCCTGCCGCGGATACCCGGAGATCGCGCACAGCAGCGCGTTCGTGTCGTACCGCAGCGGCTTGGCCACCGCGGCCAGCGCCTCGGCGGCGGAGGCCGACGGCGCGACGCGCGCGCACGCCGTGCGGCCGGCCGGCGGGGTCTCGCCGGAGGGCGCGTCCGCCCGGACGCCGAAGTCGACGACCAGCGCCACCCGCTTCGTGCCCGGCTTCGCGGCCGTCCCCGAACAGATCGTGGCGAAGTCCGCCGTACCGCGCGGCTTGCTCGCGTCGCCCGAGTCCGCGCTCACGGAGAAGCGGAAGCCCTCCACGGAGCCGTCCTCGGGCGGGCGAGCGAGGGGCCCTGGGTGGCGTACGTCCAGTGGCCGCCGGAGCGTTCCCAGAACGACCAGTAGCGGTACCCCGTGGCCGCCGCCTGCCCGGCGCCCGTGCCGAGCAGCAGGGCGAGCGCGGCCAGCAGCACCGGCACGGCACGGCGGACGGCCGTCACGGCTGCCGCTTCTTGCGGGTGCTCAGCAGGAAGCCGATGCCGATGCCCGCGACCAGGCAGATGCCGACGCTCCACCAGACCCCGGCGTGCGAGCCGCCGTCGGACGCCTTGGCCTGCTGCGCGGCGGCCTGCATCCGCGGCTCGGGGCCGAGGGCGTTGAGGGAGGTGACGAGGCTGGTGCCGCCGAAGTCGCCGGGCTGGGCGCCGACGGCGTGCGCGGCGAGGATCAGCTGCGCGTACGCCGCCGGGCCGGTCCGGGCGGCCCAGGGTCCGGCGCTCTTCTCCAGGAAGGCGTACGCCTTCTTCGCCGCCGCGGTCCGCCCGTCGGCGGCGAGGGCGACGACGGTGTCGGCGGTGTTGCCGTAGTCGGGCTGGTCCGTGGCGCCGGGCATCGCGGACATGAGGTGGCCGCTCTTCGCGATCGCGGCCGCCAGGTACGCGCCGCCGTTGTCGGCGAGCTGGGCCGGGGCCGGGTGCCCGGCCTTGGCGCAGGCGTCCGACGCCGGGGCCTTGCCGGCCTCCGCCACGAAGCCCTTGCCGAGCGCGGCGGTCACACCGGCCGCGGTGGCGTCGGCGTTGGCGGCCAGCTCGCCCTTCTTGTCCGGCTGGTAGGCGAGCGCGCCGCCGCCGTCGTGGCCGCACGGGATGGACCAGGTGGCCAGCGCGTCGTACGGGGACTTGCCGTCCTTCTCGACGCCCGCCGGGTCGGCGCCGGTCGCGGCGAGCGCGCCGATGACGACGGAGGTGGAGTTGGTGTCGCTGGGGCTGCCCGGGTTGTAGCCCCAGCCGCCGTCCTTGTTCTGCACGGACTTCAGCCAGTCCACGGCCTTGGTGACGGCGGCGTCGTGGCCGCCGGTCGCGTGCAGGGCCTGGACCGCGGCGGCCGTGCTGTTGGTGTCCACCATGGTCTTGGCGCCGCAGGACGCGGCGGGGGTGGCGCGGAACGCGGCGAAGGAGCCGTTCGCGCACTGCTGGCCGGTGAGCCAGTCCACGGCGGCGGCGGCCGGGCGGTAGCCGAGGGTGCGCTGCGCGACGAGGGTGAGCGACTGGCGCCACACACCGTCGTAGGTGGGGTCCGACTTGCCGTAGAGACCGGCCGGGACCGATGCCTTGGGGGAAGGGGACGGGCCGGCGGCCACGGCGGGTGCGGCGGCTGCCAGCACACCTATGGCGGCGAGAGCCGCGGCGTTGCGGCGGACGTTCATGGTCGGCGACTGCCTCTCCCTGCGGGGAGCCGGGCAGCGCACGGGGAGGGACCCGGGCGGCTCGACTCCGTATACCTCGACGGTGCCGTGCGCGGCGGGGGCCGACGCACGCGAGCCGGTCACGTCCGCCCCGGGGCGTTCCGGCTCACCGGTTCCCGCGGGAACGGCTCACGGATTGGGGCCTCCCCGCTTCGAGCGAAGCCGAGAAGCGGGGAAGGGCCAGCGCCGGAATTGCACCGGCTTCCCCCCGTACGGGTGTGATGACGACCCCGCCACTTTACCGGCAGCCCGGCGGAGGCCGGGGAGTGCCCGTGAGCACACCGTGACGGTGACTAGGGTCACGGCCATGACAACACCG comes from the Streptomyces sp. SUK 48 genome and includes:
- a CDS encoding prenyltransferase/squalene oxidase repeat-containing protein — protein: MNVRRNAAALAAIGVLAAAAPAVAAGPSPSPKASVPAGLYGKSDPTYDGVWRQSLTLVAQRTLGYRPAAAAVDWLTGQQCANGSFAAFRATPAASCGAKTMVDTNSTAAAVQALHATGGHDAAVTKAVDWLKSVQNKDGGWGYNPGSPSDTNSTSVVIGALAATGADPAGVEKDGKSPYDALATWSIPCGHDGGGALAYQPDKKGELAANADATAAGVTAALGKGFVAEAGKAPASDACAKAGHPAPAQLADNGGAYLAAAIAKSGHLMSAMPGATDQPDYGNTADTVVALAADGRTAAAKKAYAFLEKSAGPWAARTGPAAYAQLILAAHAVGAQPGDFGGTSLVTSLNALGPEPRMQAAAQQAKASDGGSHAGVWWSVGICLVAGIGIGFLLSTRKKRQP